The following proteins come from a genomic window of Blastococcus sp. HT6-30:
- a CDS encoding ATP-dependent DNA ligase encodes MADEERDGVPLSSLDSPLGDGLGVTKRALVDHLDAVADRLVPLLAGRPLSVMRVRPGQVPFMQRNVARAPDWVRTVPVWAESAHREVHQVLCDDRRTLLWLANQRAVEFHVPFLPVGSHEPTGLVLDLDPPDGADFSAVVAVARLARQALEEVGLAGAVKTSGSSGLHVVVPVHGSPVDDVAAATRALAQRAAQLDVDIATTAFLKEERGGRVFVDSTRSGTGTVVAAYSPRVRPGLPVSAPVDWTDLDAVRPGDVTVTTGAERLGDWSALLPAPQELPADLVAEGRSIPVARVQAMHEGRRRARARRAAGSG; translated from the coding sequence GTGGCCGACGAGGAACGCGACGGTGTGCCGCTGAGCAGCCTGGACTCTCCCCTCGGGGACGGGCTGGGGGTGACCAAACGGGCGCTGGTGGACCACCTGGACGCGGTGGCCGACCGGCTGGTCCCGCTGCTCGCGGGCCGGCCGCTGTCGGTGATGCGCGTCCGCCCGGGCCAGGTGCCGTTCATGCAGCGCAACGTGGCCAGGGCCCCCGATTGGGTGCGGACCGTGCCGGTGTGGGCGGAGTCGGCGCACCGGGAGGTGCACCAGGTGCTCTGCGACGACCGCCGCACCCTGCTCTGGCTGGCCAACCAGCGCGCGGTCGAGTTCCACGTACCCTTCCTCCCGGTCGGCTCGCACGAGCCAACCGGCCTCGTGCTCGACCTCGACCCGCCCGACGGCGCCGACTTCTCCGCCGTCGTGGCGGTCGCCCGGCTGGCGCGGCAGGCGCTCGAGGAGGTCGGCCTGGCCGGCGCGGTGAAGACCAGTGGCTCCTCGGGGCTGCACGTCGTCGTGCCGGTGCACGGCTCGCCGGTGGACGACGTCGCCGCGGCCACGCGGGCGCTGGCCCAGCGGGCGGCGCAGCTGGATGTCGACATCGCGACGACGGCCTTCCTCAAGGAGGAGCGCGGAGGTCGGGTCTTCGTCGACTCCACCCGGTCCGGGACGGGCACGGTCGTCGCCGCCTACAGCCCGCGCGTGCGGCCCGGGCTGCCCGTGTCCGCGCCGGTCGACTGGACCGACCTGGACGCGGTGCGTCCGGGCGACGTCACCGTGACGACGGGAGCGGAGCGGCTGGGGGACTGGTCGGCGCTGCTGCCCGCACCCCAGGAGCTGCCGGCCGACCTGGTCGCCGAGGGCCGTTCGATCCCGGTCGCGCGGGTGCAGGCGATGCACGAGGGCCGACGGCGAGCACGTGCCCGCCGGGCCGCCGGGAGTGGCTGA